In one Agathobacter rectalis ATCC 33656 genomic region, the following are encoded:
- a CDS encoding CDP-glycerol glycerophosphotransferase family protein, which translates to MNIVNYIKEKGLKRTILVIYQYKIDIVIQKMLYLFLKNKELKNIIIIESHNDFDAEGGAFYDYLIKKGYNEKYKIIWLLKHKVNKKFKLPYNVRYFYIFKPSIMKDYYINIAKIFTADNFITPKLRDEQKSFFFRHGAGGLKNTKGIGRIPSTVDYILGMCEDYSDIERDQLSMSENDKRLVYLGFPSHDVLLSDNHDELKKITDNKFRKVVLWMPTFRKGGGYNRNDSEREQPLGIPLINDIKEYENLNELLNNSNVLLIIKIHPMQNLEDLKIYDTSNIKVLTGDKVKQIRVDNYRLMSCCDAMISDYSGAAYEFIQLDRPLAYVLSDVNDYKLGFVVDDIEPLIAGKEIYNFKDLQDFINDVVLEKDEYKEKREKLRNIFYKYHDTNNCKRIVEFMGL; encoded by the coding sequence ATGAATATAGTTAATTATATAAAAGAAAAAGGACTGAAAAGAACTATTTTAGTTATATATCAATATAAAATTGATATTGTTATACAAAAAATGTTATATTTATTTCTAAAAAATAAAGAATTAAAAAATATAATAATAATAGAAAGCCATAATGATTTTGATGCAGAAGGAGGCGCATTTTATGATTATTTAATAAAAAAAGGCTATAATGAAAAATATAAGATAATATGGTTATTAAAACATAAAGTAAATAAAAAATTTAAATTACCATATAATGTTAGGTATTTTTATATATTTAAACCTAGTATAATGAAAGATTACTATATTAATATAGCCAAAATATTTACAGCAGATAATTTTATTACTCCAAAGTTGCGAGATGAGCAAAAATCGTTTTTCTTTAGACATGGTGCGGGAGGTTTAAAAAATACTAAGGGTATAGGTAGAATTCCTAGCACAGTGGATTATATTTTGGGAATGTGTGAAGATTATTCAGATATAGAAAGAGATCAGCTTTCTATGTCTGAAAATGATAAAAGATTAGTATATTTGGGATTCCCTTCACATGATGTATTGTTGTCAGACAACCATGATGAATTGAAAAAGATTACAGATAATAAGTTTCGAAAAGTTGTCTTATGGATGCCAACATTTCGAAAGGGAGGAGGATATAATAGAAATGATTCTGAGAGGGAACAGCCTTTAGGTATTCCATTAATTAATGATATAAAAGAGTATGAGAATTTAAATGAGTTACTTAATAATTCAAATGTTTTATTAATTATTAAAATTCATCCTATGCAGAATTTAGAAGACCTAAAAATATATGATACGTCAAACATCAAAGTTTTAACAGGTGATAAAGTGAAACAAATTAGAGTAGATAATTATAGATTAATGAGTTGCTGTGATGCAATGATAAGTGATTATTCGGGAGCAGCATATGAATTTATTCAGTTAGACAGGCCATTAGCATATGTTTTATCAGATGTAAATGATTATAAATTAGGTTTTGTTGTTGATGATATTGAGCCTTTGATAGCCGGTAAAGAAATATATAATTTTAAAGACCTTCAAGATTTTATTAATGATGTTGTTCTTGAAAAAGATGAATATAAAGAAAAACGAGAAAAATTGAGAAATATATTTTATAAATATCATGATACGAACAACTGTAAACGAATTGTTGAATTTATGGGATTGTAA
- a CDS encoding acyltransferase — protein MDKQKRTIYFDYLRVMATLAVIMLHMSAQNWYVSDVNGYNWQVFNLYDSIVRWGVPVFVMISGALFLKKELSLKVIYTKYIFRMAVSLVVWSAIYALFRYDEQQGRLINFISAPYHLWFIFMIIGLYMMIPILKKVVENMYTLRYFLFMSFIFVGCIPELITIIRDFCTNSTILNCLEIIEKNIKELNIAFGYSAYFVLGFYLSKIEFNKKQRKIIYILGCLGFIFTIVMDSFVALKNQQYCSNYYNNFMINVMLESIAIFVFFKYRKFKNDNINKGISYIAQRCFGIYLVHVLLIKILKEQMEINTMTFNALISVPVITILVFSIGLILSIILNKIPYIKKYIM, from the coding sequence ATGGATAAACAAAAGCGAACTATATATTTTGATTATCTGAGAGTTATGGCAACGTTGGCGGTGATAATGTTGCATATGTCCGCTCAAAATTGGTACGTAAGTGATGTTAATGGATATAATTGGCAAGTATTTAATTTATATGACAGTATAGTCAGATGGGGTGTTCCTGTTTTTGTAATGATTAGTGGGGCACTGTTTTTAAAAAAGGAGTTGTCTTTAAAAGTAATATATACAAAATATATTTTCCGAATGGCAGTGTCTTTGGTAGTATGGTCAGCAATTTATGCATTATTTAGGTATGATGAACAGCAAGGACGCTTAATTAATTTTATTTCAGCCCCATATCATTTATGGTTTATCTTTATGATTATTGGATTATACATGATGATTCCAATCCTTAAAAAAGTGGTTGAAAATATGTATACATTGAGATATTTTTTATTTATGTCTTTTATTTTTGTTGGTTGTATCCCTGAATTGATAACTATCATTCGTGATTTTTGCACGAATAGTACAATTTTGAATTGCCTTGAAATTATTGAAAAAAATATAAAGGAGTTGAACATAGCATTCGGATATTCTGCTTATTTTGTGTTGGGATTTTATTTAAGTAAAATTGAATTTAACAAAAAACAGAGAAAAATAATTTATATTTTAGGGTGTTTAGGCTTTATATTTACTATTGTAATGGATTCTTTTGTAGCATTAAAAAATCAACAATATTGTAGCAACTATTATAATAATTTTATGATAAATGTTATGCTGGAAAGTATTGCGATATTTGTGTTTTTTAAATATAGAAAATTTAAAAATGATAACATAAATAAAGGCATCAGTTACATAGCACAAAGATGTTTTGGAATATATTTGGTTCATGTTCTTTTGATAAAAATATTAAAAGAACAGATGGAAATAAATACAATGACATTTAACGCTTTGATTTCAGTACCAGTTATAACAATTTTGGTTTTTTCGATAGGGTTGATTTTATCAATAATATTAAACAAAATACCATATATAAAAAAATATATAATGTAA
- a CDS encoding LicD family protein codes for MSKAKELTPEQFRKMQLTELDMLVEFDKVCRKHNINYVLFGGSLLGAVRHKGYIPWDDDADIGMLREDYDTFKKYASEMNSEICYFQDHDTDPEYRWGYGKLRRTNTIYVRVGQEHLKNKTGIFVDVFPMDDVPLSTLGQIVQDRKVYCLRKILWSEVARVQSTGFMKLWYSVLAKIPVEWVFSRLNKYAVKSKNITPNRVRCLSFPATGTLYKKNSLKTRYSMPKSWFTNRAEYLFEGRLLYSSKEYDEVLKYIYGKYMELPPKDKREQHSPFSKIKFQDEEMIV; via the coding sequence ATGAGTAAAGCAAAAGAGTTAACACCAGAACAATTTAGAAAAATGCAATTAACAGAATTGGATATGTTAGTTGAATTTGATAAGGTGTGTAGAAAACATAATATTAATTATGTGTTATTTGGAGGAAGTCTGCTTGGAGCAGTTCGACATAAGGGATATATTCCATGGGATGATGATGCTGATATAGGTATGCTTAGAGAAGATTATGATACTTTTAAGAAATATGCATCAGAAATGAATTCTGAAATATGTTATTTTCAGGATCATGATACCGATCCGGAGTACAGATGGGGATATGGCAAGCTTAGAAGAACTAATACTATATATGTCAGAGTAGGACAGGAACATTTGAAAAACAAGACAGGAATTTTTGTGGATGTTTTTCCAATGGATGATGTTCCATTGAGTACTTTAGGCCAAATTGTGCAGGATAGAAAAGTGTATTGTCTCAGAAAAATATTATGGTCAGAAGTTGCAAGAGTACAATCGACTGGATTCATGAAGCTGTGGTATAGTGTGTTGGCAAAAATCCCAGTAGAATGGGTATTTAGTCGACTAAATAAATATGCTGTTAAGAGTAAAAATATAACACCAAATAGAGTTAGATGTCTGTCATTTCCTGCTACAGGGACGTTATATAAGAAGAATTCATTGAAGACAAGATATAGTATGCCGAAGAGCTGGTTCACAAATAGAGCAGAATATTTATTTGAGGGTAGGTTATTGTATAGTTCCAAGGAATATGATGAAGTACTAAAGTATATTTATGGTAAATACATGGAATTGCCTCCAAAGGATAAAAGGGAGCAACATTCACCATTTTCCAAGATTAAGTTTCAGGATGAGGAGATGATAGTGTGA
- a CDS encoding adenylyltransferase/cytidyltransferase family protein produces MTKVITYGTYDLLHYGHIRLLERAKELGDYLIVGVTADDFDKTRGKINVQQSLMERIEAVRATGLADEIIVEEYEGQKIDDIQRYGVDIFTVGSDWKGKFDYLNAYCKVVYLDRTEGVSSSEIRAEKRKIFIGTIGNKGLCDKFIKEVSYVNGVEYKECDEEYLGVDAVYIATLPEKHYSDVKRALEKGKHVICESPIAMNTIQCKELIEYAENNSLILVDGIKTAYSTAYSRLLVLAKSGHIGEILSIDSVCTSNRVTGITDLKNEQNSICAWGPTALLPIFQLAGVEYNDMQIVTKLFDKKANFDAFTKISFEYDKMVATAKVAKAAKSEGELIITGTKGYIYVPAPWWKTEYFEIRYENQNENKKYFYQLDGEGIRYEIVAFARAVENKKRGYYLKDDISLNIATVIERFSKRKYKELS; encoded by the coding sequence ATGACCAAAGTGATTACATATGGAACATATGATTTGCTACATTATGGACATATCAGGTTGCTTGAAAGAGCAAAAGAGCTTGGAGATTATCTGATTGTCGGCGTTACTGCAGATGATTTTGATAAGACTAGGGGGAAGATTAATGTTCAACAGTCTTTGATGGAAAGGATTGAAGCTGTCAGGGCAACGGGATTAGCGGATGAGATAATAGTAGAAGAATACGAAGGTCAGAAAATTGATGATATACAAAGATATGGAGTTGACATTTTTACGGTAGGCTCAGACTGGAAGGGAAAGTTTGATTATCTAAATGCATATTGTAAAGTTGTATATCTAGATCGCACAGAGGGGGTTTCAAGTTCTGAAATCAGAGCAGAAAAACGTAAGATTTTTATAGGAACAATTGGAAATAAGGGATTGTGTGATAAATTTATTAAAGAAGTTTCATATGTCAATGGAGTGGAATATAAAGAGTGTGATGAAGAATATTTAGGAGTTGATGCGGTTTATATTGCAACCCTTCCGGAAAAACATTACAGTGACGTTAAAAGAGCGTTAGAGAAGGGAAAGCATGTAATATGTGAGTCGCCGATTGCGATGAACACAATTCAATGCAAGGAGCTTATAGAATATGCAGAGAATAATTCGTTAATACTTGTAGATGGAATTAAAACAGCGTATTCTACGGCCTATTCAAGGCTTTTAGTTTTGGCAAAAAGTGGACACATTGGAGAAATTCTTTCTATTGATTCTGTTTGTACCAGCAATAGAGTAACTGGAATAACAGATTTGAAAAATGAACAGAATAGCATTTGTGCCTGGGGACCAACAGCGTTGTTGCCGATATTTCAGTTGGCTGGAGTAGAGTATAATGATATGCAGATAGTGACAAAGCTGTTTGATAAAAAAGCAAATTTTGATGCTTTTACAAAGATATCGTTTGAGTATGATAAAATGGTGGCAACTGCAAAAGTAGCAAAGGCGGCTAAGTCAGAGGGAGAATTAATTATTACGGGAACAAAAGGATATATTTATGTGCCAGCGCCATGGTGGAAAACTGAATACTTTGAAATAAGGTATGAGAATCAAAATGAGAACAAAAAGTATTTTTATCAACTAGATGGTGAAGGGATTAGGTATGAAATTGTTGCTTTTGCTAGAGCAGTTGAAAATAAGAAGAGAGGATATTATTTAAAAGATGACATCTCTTTGAACATAGCAACTGTCATTGAACGTTTTAGCAAAAGAAAATACAAGGAATTGAGTTAA
- a CDS encoding LicD family protein, which yields MSINDKEKKKLQRAILIIACEVARICKKNDIPYFINGGTQIGAVRHNGFIPWDDDFDIGFKRKDYEKFIKACDKDLNKDKFFLQTPETEEYYAFDFAKLQLKGTEIIEDFSKNVKIQHGIFVDLFPHDNIPDCKLKRKLFLFKNHLMKNILWVKCGYGEKKHKSKLSYKMVKFVSKFFSIKQIKQSRSKLLDKYNNTKTTQCIISDYPNDLIMNSWLDDLQLFRFEEVEFYGIKQYDAYLKSLYGDYMSLPPESERIVHSNYKIDFGLYDGLLEDMLYGNNI from the coding sequence ATGAGTATTAACGATAAAGAGAAAAAAAAACTTCAAAGAGCAATTTTGATTATAGCATGCGAGGTTGCAAGAATATGTAAAAAAAATGATATTCCATATTTTATTAATGGAGGAACCCAGATTGGTGCAGTACGGCACAATGGATTTATTCCATGGGATGATGATTTTGATATTGGCTTTAAAAGAAAAGATTATGAAAAATTTATTAAGGCATGTGATAAAGATTTAAATAAGGATAAATTTTTTCTACAGACACCGGAAACAGAAGAATATTATGCCTTTGACTTTGCAAAGTTGCAGCTTAAAGGAACTGAAATAATTGAAGATTTTTCTAAAAATGTAAAAATACAACATGGTATATTTGTGGATTTATTTCCTCACGACAATATTCCGGATTGTAAACTAAAAAGAAAGCTTTTTTTGTTTAAAAATCATTTAATGAAAAATATATTATGGGTAAAATGCGGTTATGGTGAGAAAAAACATAAGTCTAAGCTGTCATATAAAATGGTAAAATTCGTTTCAAAATTCTTTTCCATTAAACAGATAAAACAATCCAGAAGTAAGTTATTGGATAAATATAATAATACTAAAACTACCCAGTGTATTATTAGTGATTATCCTAATGATTTAATTATGAATTCATGGTTGGATGATTTGCAATTATTCAGGTTCGAAGAAGTTGAGTTTTATGGAATAAAACAATATGATGCATATTTGAAGTCATTATATGGGGACTATATGAGTTTACCACCTGAATCAGAAAGAATTGTTCATTCGAATTATAAAATAGATTTTGGATTATATGATGGATTGTTGGAGGATATGCTATATGGGAATAATATCTAG
- a CDS encoding GNAT family N-acetyltransferase: protein MNIIEYSSDLYVGLYTLLRDTYDSKISKEDLENNYLCHDKMIFLTLIDNTVVGCAFLEIKRDYVRTYKYGYISYVAVDEKYRQHGIGRALIERLISTAKDMGCSTVELTSANSRKNAHVFYQNLGFSKKKTTVFIKEPL, encoded by the coding sequence GTGAATATTATAGAATATTCATCTGATTTGTATGTAGGATTGTATACGTTGCTAAGAGATACATATGATTCAAAGATTAGTAAGGAAGATTTAGAAAATAATTATCTATGTCATGACAAAATGATTTTTCTCACTCTAATAGACAATACGGTTGTTGGCTGTGCGTTTCTTGAGATTAAAAGGGATTATGTTAGAACATATAAATATGGATATATTTCTTATGTTGCAGTGGATGAAAAATACAGACAGCACGGTATAGGGCGAGCTTTGATAGAGAGGTTGATTTCAACTGCAAAGGATATGGGGTGCAGTACAGTTGAATTGACAAGTGCTAATTCTAGAAAAAATGCACATGTATTTTATCAAAATCTTGGATTTTCTAAAAAAAAGACTACAGTTTTTATAAAGGAGCCTTTATAA
- a CDS encoding lipopolysaccharide biosynthesis protein gives MNKLLNKYNKISEPVKASIWYTICNVINKGIALLSTPIFTRVMTEEQYGTFTIFQSWYSIIFIFTSLNIFLSGYQKGLLLFGNDRKAFTSSQLGLTTTITLFFGIIYLIKPNLWTTLFELPPILMFAMFLELLFMPALEFWAAKERFDFKYKKYVVVSIAMTILSLGGGVIAVINTDYKVEARVYTDVISKVIFAGILFFILMLNGKKIYSKKYWKYALAFNIPLIPHYLSNYVLSQSDRVMIGKMVGNDKAALYSVAYTISTMMILIVSAVNSSLTPVIYKKLDEYENTKINCNILRRQIINVTTPICLLIAVLCLVTMLFAPEVILIFAGKRYMEAVYVVPPVSLSVYFIFLYSMFSNVEYYYQKTKLISIATFISAVLNLVLNAIFIKLFGFCAAGYTTLVSYICLAIMHFIFYSVIIKNNKMKYVFDIRMILIISVFLVFIMILITMTYKDMLIRYGFIFLIMLLCFCKKNRIIEIIIKMKG, from the coding sequence ATGAATAAATTATTGAATAAATATAATAAAATATCAGAACCGGTAAAAGCATCAATATGGTATACAATATGTAATGTGATAAATAAGGGAATAGCGTTATTATCTACTCCTATTTTCACAAGGGTTATGACTGAAGAACAGTATGGAACATTTACTATTTTTCAATCATGGTATAGTATTATTTTTATTTTTACGTCATTGAATATATTTTTAAGTGGATATCAAAAGGGATTGTTATTATTTGGAAATGATAGAAAAGCCTTTACATCTTCACAATTAGGTTTAACTACAACAATAACATTATTTTTTGGTATAATATATTTAATTAAACCAAATTTGTGGACCACATTATTTGAATTGCCACCAATTTTGATGTTTGCAATGTTTTTAGAATTATTGTTTATGCCAGCTTTAGAGTTTTGGGCTGCTAAAGAAAGATTTGATTTTAAATATAAAAAATATGTTGTAGTATCAATTGCGATGACAATATTAAGTCTCGGCGGTGGTGTTATTGCGGTTATAAATACGGATTATAAGGTTGAAGCACGTGTGTACACCGATGTAATTTCTAAAGTTATTTTTGCCGGAATATTATTTTTTATTTTAATGCTTAATGGAAAAAAAATATATTCAAAAAAATACTGGAAATATGCACTGGCTTTTAATATACCATTGATTCCGCATTATTTGTCTAATTACGTGTTAAGTCAATCTGACAGGGTAATGATAGGAAAAATGGTTGGAAATGATAAAGCAGCATTATATAGTGTTGCGTATACTATTTCGACGATGATGATTTTAATTGTTAGTGCAGTAAATAGTTCCTTGACACCTGTTATTTATAAAAAACTTGACGAATATGAAAATACAAAAATAAATTGTAATATATTGAGAAGACAAATTATAAATGTTACAACACCAATTTGTCTGTTGATCGCTGTTTTATGTTTAGTAACTATGTTGTTTGCTCCAGAAGTAATACTTATATTTGCTGGAAAACGATATATGGAAGCTGTATATGTTGTTCCACCAGTTTCGTTATCTGTTTATTTTATTTTTTTATATAGTATGTTTAGTAATGTGGAATATTACTATCAAAAGACAAAATTAATTTCAATAGCTACTTTTATTAGTGCAGTATTAAATTTGGTATTAAATGCAATTTTTATTAAGTTATTTGGGTTTTGTGCTGCGGGTTATACAACATTGGTTAGTTATATCTGTCTTGCTATTATGCATTTTATTTTTTATTCTGTTATAATAAAAAATAATAAAATGAAATATGTGTTTGATATAAGAATGATTTTGATTATATCGGTATTTTTGGTGTTTATTATGATTTTAATTACTATGACATATAAGGATATGCTGATTAGATATGGATTTATTTTTTTAATAATGTTATTATGTTTTTGTAAAAAAAATCGAATAATTGAAATTATAATTAAAATGAAAGGCTAA
- a CDS encoding pyridoxal-phosphate-dependent aminotransferase family protein, whose amino-acid sequence MLNFTVGPVMSSEEVRAIGAEQVPYFRTTEFSSTMLENEKFMLEYAKAPEGSKAVFMTCSSTGSMEAVVMNCFTKKDKVLVIDGGSFGHRFVQLCEIHEIPYVALKLEHGKKLTKEKLYEYDNQNFTGLLVNVDETSTAVLYDTMMIGEFCKKNNMFFVCDCVSAFLADPFNMNECGADVMITGSQKVLACPPGISVIVLAPRGVERVEKSKVRTMYFDLKDALKNQERGQTPFTPAVGILLQINERLKEIKKHGGADAEVARIASQAADFRAKIKDLPFELVSESPANGVTSVHPTTANAYDIFLKLKDEYGIWICPNGGEMKDTIFRVGHIGALTHEDNTTLVNAFKDLQKRNLL is encoded by the coding sequence ATGTTAAATTTTACAGTAGGACCAGTAATGTCTTCGGAAGAAGTAAGAGCTATAGGGGCAGAGCAGGTTCCCTATTTTAGAACAACGGAATTTTCATCTACAATGTTAGAAAATGAAAAATTTATGTTAGAGTATGCGAAAGCACCGGAGGGATCAAAAGCAGTTTTTATGACATGTTCAAGTACAGGATCTATGGAAGCTGTTGTTATGAATTGTTTTACTAAGAAGGACAAGGTTTTAGTAATTGACGGAGGCAGCTTTGGGCATCGTTTTGTTCAACTTTGCGAAATACATGAAATACCTTATGTGGCTTTAAAATTAGAGCATGGAAAAAAACTTACTAAAGAAAAGCTTTATGAATATGACAATCAGAATTTCACTGGTTTACTTGTAAATGTGGATGAAACATCCACAGCAGTGCTTTATGATACAATGATGATTGGTGAATTCTGTAAGAAAAATAATATGTTTTTTGTTTGTGATTGTGTCTCTGCTTTTTTAGCGGATCCTTTCAATATGAATGAGTGTGGTGCAGATGTTATGATTACAGGTTCTCAGAAGGTTTTGGCATGCCCTCCAGGCATTTCTGTAATTGTATTAGCGCCTCGTGGAGTTGAGAGGGTTGAAAAGTCTAAGGTAAGGACTATGTATTTTGATTTGAAGGATGCCTTGAAGAATCAGGAAAGAGGTCAGACACCTTTTACTCCTGCTGTTGGAATTTTGCTTCAAATTAATGAGAGACTTAAAGAAATTAAAAAGCATGGAGGAGCTGATGCTGAAGTTGCAAGGATTGCATCCCAGGCGGCAGATTTTAGGGCAAAGATTAAAGATTTGCCGTTTGAACTTGTATCAGAAAGTCCAGCCAATGGGGTTACATCTGTACACCCGACGACAGCAAATGCTTATGATATTTTTCTAAAGCTTAAAGATGAATATGGTATATGGATTTGTCCTAATGGTGGGGAAATGAAAGATACTATTTTCAGAGTTGGACATATAGGGGCATTAACACATGAAGATAATACTACACTAGTTAATGCTTTTAAAGATTTACAAAAGAGAAATCTTTTATAA
- a CDS encoding acyltransferase — MGIISRGKALWAKIYYQKRIKMKAAACGEKLYVGGKSFVNSNTYLGYGVCFNGMSILGQGKVEIGNYFHSGTECQIITSFHNYEGEQIPYDNSYITKNVKIGDCVWLGNNVIILGGCVIGEGAIIQAGSVVCKDIPAYSIAGGHPAIPFKTRDKEHYLKMKKEERFH, encoded by the coding sequence ATGGGAATAATATCTAGAGGAAAAGCTTTATGGGCAAAGATTTATTATCAAAAAAGAATAAAAATGAAAGCTGCTGCTTGTGGTGAAAAATTATATGTAGGCGGAAAATCGTTTGTTAATTCAAATACGTATCTTGGATATGGGGTGTGTTTTAATGGAATGTCGATTTTGGGACAGGGAAAGGTTGAGATTGGAAATTATTTTCATTCAGGGACGGAGTGCCAGATTATAACTTCATTTCATAATTATGAAGGAGAGCAGATACCTTACGACAACTCTTATATAACTAAGAATGTTAAAATTGGTGATTGTGTATGGCTGGGAAATAATGTAATAATCTTGGGAGGCTGTGTAATAGGAGAGGGAGCCATTATACAGGCTGGATCAGTTGTATGCAAGGATATACCTGCATATTCAATAGCAGGAGGGCATCCGGCCATTCCGTTTAAAACTAGAGACAAAGAACATTATTTAAAAATGAAAAAGGAAGAACGTTTTCATTAA